The Roseimicrobium gellanilyticum genomic sequence ATCTGGCCCTGTGGCTCATGGCGGGGTCCATGGGCGGCTATTGGACCGGCAGCCACGTGGCGCAGCGCATTCCCGCCGTGTGGGTACGTACTGCGGTCATCCTGATCGGGCTGGCGATTTGTGTGGAGCTTTTTATGCGGCAGTGGCGGTGACGTGGATCTCATCACCCACGCGCAGGAAGCCATCACTCAGGATGGCTGCTCTCAGTCCTCCGCGGTTTGCCAGCGGTTTGAGCAGTGCCATGCCGGTCACGACGTTGAGGTGGGCGCAAGGGTCACAGAACCGGATGCCTTCCATCAGCACGCCGCCAATGCGGAACTTCACACCGACGAGGTCATTGAGCCGTATGCCCTCCGTCACCAGATTCCTCCGGGCCTGTGCCGCGCTCAGGCGAATACCGTGTTCTATTTCGACCGCTTGCAGCGCCTCGCTTTCAATCAAAGTCAGCTCACGGCCCGGACCCAGAGGGGTGGCATTGGAAAAAGTGCCGTTCCCGATGAAGTAACGATCACCGACAAGTCCAGCATGCGCTTTGGCTTCTGCCTCGGTCACCGAACTGGGCAAGACAGTGGCGGCTGGCGAAAGGTAGATGGCAATGAGGCGTGGAACCATGAGCGAGAACATCGGGCGGTCCAGGACCATCGCTGCGCCTTGCCGATTTGCAGCGACAAACTGTTTCCGCTACCGCTCCATTACCAGCAAGGTGTGCTTGCCATCCGGCCACTCCATCAGCGCGACGGGGGTGTCCTTCAGCAGTTCGAGGAGTTCCTTGTCATTCACTTCGTGAATCGTGATGGGCTCGGGAGGCGCTGGCACGGCGTGCACAGTCGATGGCGTGGCAGGAGATTCTTGAAACCAGTGGCTCTGTTGCACCAGGAGAAGCGTTACGAGAGCACACACACATGCACCCGCCGCCGTGCCGAGGTAGGTGCTCGTACGTTTTCGCCGGGCTCGTTCCTGGCTCACCATCTCCAGCAGGGTGGTGCGGTTCGGCCCCAAGTGTTCGCAGTCAGACTCGGGAGTCACGACGTCATCGAGCAAATGCTGCATCGATTTTTGTTTCGAGTTCATGTTCCTTGCAGGCGGAGTTGGTGGGCGATTTCCTCCCTGAGCCGTTGGCGTAAGCGTGCAAGCCTGCCTTCCACGGCGCGGCTGGAAATCGAGAGGCGTGCTCCGATGGTTTCAAGGGATTCACCGGTAAAATAGCGACCTTCGAGAAGCAGGTTCTCCTCGGCAGTGAGTTGGGCCAGGGCAGCTTCCATCGCCTGCATCAGGCTGGCGGTGTCATCTGCTGCCGAGGTTTCGGGTAAGGGCGACCACCATTGCTTGAATCGCTCCAGGGCGCGTTTGTAACGTCCGCCTTTGCGACGCAGATCCGCAGCCGCATGGCGTGCCGCGCAGGCAATCCAGCACCAGAGGGCTTGTTCATCCGCGAGCACGCGCATGTGCCGCACGATGCGCAGCCACGAGGCCTGGGCGATTTCCGAGGCGAAGGATGCATCTCCGGCAGCCAGGGCGAAGCAGTAGCGGTTGATGCGTGCACTCCACTCATGATGGAGCCAGGTGAAGGCGGGCTCCTCGCCATGTTTCAGCGCTGTCGTCAGCCCCGGCACATCATCCAGAGTGAACGCAAGCTCTCCCGTCGCCGGCAGTTCGTGCGAGAGGGCTGGCTCCGCGTGATCCATGAGGGCGGCGAATGAGGATTCGACGATGCTGGTGGATGGAATGGACACGTGACGATGAAGTCACTCAACGTTGCAACGCGCCCGGGTCTTTGGCGCTTGCGGCTTCATTTTCTTTCAACACGGTGATGATTTGCTGGATGATCTCATGCTGCTGCGCGGAGGCTTTCACAATGAGCACCCTGGTATTGCGGTGCAGGGAGAGGACAGGACGCTCCCCGCTGAGCAGGCTGGCGTGTTCAAGCGACTCCATGACAAGCTTCTCCAAATCGGTCTGCCATGCAGGTACCTGACTTTCATCGCCCTTCATGATATCAGCCACCGAATAGATGCGCACGAGCGGTCCCGTGGGAGGAGGGGACGCGGCAGGCATGTCGGGTGTTGCAGGAGCGGCACCGGCGAGATTCGTGAGGTTGTGCCTGAAAACCGGAGAGTTGGGGTCATGGCCAGGAATGAATGGATGGGGCCTCACGTCCGTGGTGACGTACGCGAAGGTGTCTAACACGGGTTCCACGACTTTTACCAGAGGAGGCGGGACCATGGGGGGCGGCCCGGGTTGGCGTGTGAGGATCACGACTTTGGGCTGCCCATCGCCATGCGGCGGCGCAACGGTGACGCGAACCTTGGAACCGGGTTCGCCGGCGAGCAGCTCGGAAACTTTTTCCTGGCCCACCTCCGCAGCCCGCACTTCGGTGGCTCCTTCTTCGGCAATGCTCAGCAGCTTCTCTCCCGGGACGATGGCCCTGCTTTGAGCTGCTGGAAGACCAGGCACCACGTCCCGGATGAGGATGTCTCCATTCTGCTCTCCCAAGGTCAACCCGACGGTGCCGATGACATTTCGTGGTAGAGATTTCAAGGCGGGTTTGATCTCAGGTGCCTGCGCCTCGGGTAGCCGCATGGCTGTCGAAACATAGTATCCAATCACCCGCTGGGGTCCCTTCTTATCCTCCGAGCCATCCGGCAGTGCGGGAATCGGTTCCAACCGGCACCCTGCGGCCGCTGCGACCAGTGCCAGGGCGTCCAGTGCCCTTGTGTTGTACAAACAGAGCTTCAGTTCGCCATTGATTTTGGCGTCTTCAGCGCCGGGACCGTAGATGAGTTTGGGGAACACGTCCCTATCTTGCCCTTCTTTTGTATACTTCTCGAGGTAGTACTCTTCCAGGCTGTTTGCTGCGCTGGCCATGGAGCCTGGGCCAAGGTGGCGATAGGTCATCATTTCTGCCAACTCCTCCGCAGGGAATGCGGAGGGAGCAGCAGGAGCCGACGGAGGCAAGGCTGTCGTCTGTGTTTGGGAATGGGTGGTGCCCGCCACGCTGAACATGGCAGCGGTGAGGATGGGAAGCTGGAGTAGAAGTTTCATGAAAGGGAAGGAAGGTGGTTTCATGAGGAACACGACTGCCCCGTCCGAAACCCACGCGGGATTTTTTCAGCGCGGTGCTTTTTTGCGAATGCTCGTGCTGTATCCTGAAGGCATGACTACCAGTGACATCACTGTCTTCCGTCACGCCGCGTTGTGTGCCCTCGCAGCGAAGGCATTGTCTCTTTTTGCATTCAGCGGGATGCTCCCGGGGGCGAATGCCTCAGACTGGCCGCATCTTCACGGTCCGCTTCACAACAATGCCACGCCGGAGGTTGGATGGAAAAAGGAATGGCCTGCGGATGGACCTCCGGTGCTGTGGAAGGCTTCTGTGGGACGTGGTCTGGCGTCCTTCACTGTGGTTGGAGAGCGCGCGTACACCGTAGGCAATGATGGTGCGGATGAGGACAGCATTGTGTGCCTCGATCTGAATTCCGGAAAGGAACTCTGGCGGCATCGCTATCCCTGCAAGACGGCTGCGCACGAGATGCCGGTGGTGCCATTCGGCCCTGCGGCCACGCCCACGGTCGAGGATGGCTGTCTCTACATGCTCAGCAGGGAAGGGGATGTCTGGTGTCTTGACGCAGCGACAGGAAAGGTGATCTGGCAGAAGCACCTGATTGCCGACTTCAAAGGGAAGCGTCCCGTCTATGGCTATGCCAGCAGTGTGCTGGTGCACGAGGGCAAGGCCTATCTTGATGCCGGTGGTGGCGGACAATCCACGGTGTGCGTGGACGCGAAAACGGGCAATCTCTTGTGGGGCAAGGGCAGTGGTGAGGCCGGCTACGCATCACCAGCTTTGGTGAAGATGAGTGGGACCACGGCGCTCGCTTTGTTCAAAGGAGACAGCTTCCGCCTCTTGAAGCTCGATAACGGAGAGGAAATCGCGAGGCACGAGACAGTGACACGCGACTTCTGCAACTGCGCCAATCCACATGTCAAAGATGACATGGTCTTCATCTCGCACACAGGTGCTGATGGCAGCACGTTGCTGAAGTTTGCGGATGGAAAACTCACATCGCAATGGAATGATCGCAATTTGGGGTTGCTCTTCAACTCGGGTGTTCCTTGGGATGGGAAGCTCATCGTCTTCAATGACCAAAAGCGAGGGGTGAAGGAATTGCGCTGTCTCGATATGAAGACTGGGGAGACCGCGTGGGTGTCTGACGAGATCGACAAGGGCACGGCCATTCTCAGTGATGGGCATCTCCTCATCCTCACCAGTGTGGGAGAACTCATCCTGGCAAAGCCGCAACCGGACAGGCTGGAGGTGATGAGCCGCGTGCAGGTGCTGCCAGCAAAGACGTATGTCCTGCCCGTTTTGAGCCAGGGGAGACTCCTGTGCAAAAACAACGCGGGCGAAGTCGTTTGCCTCGATCTGCGCTGACCTCCTGGAGGCGTCTGACACAGACTGCCCTTCTGTATCTCAAGGTTTGTCCCGAATTTGACTGATTCGCCGGGGCATCCAATCCGTTGAAGACGTGCGATTTCCTTCTGCCGTAGTCTCCTTTCTCGAACCTGCCAAGTCTCATCACGCATGACGGATGCCAAGAACGCCAGCCTGCCCGATGAGGCAGGATTTATTTCTCCGGCATTGTTGCTGTCTGCCATCGTGAGTTCCTCGGACGATGCGATTGTCAGCAAGAATCTTTCCGGCATCAT encodes the following:
- a CDS encoding MOSC domain-containing protein gives rise to the protein MVPRLIAIYLSPAATVLPSSVTEAEAKAHAGLVGDRYFIGNGTFSNATPLGPGRELTLIESEALQAVEIEHGIRLSAAQARRNLVTEGIRLNDLVGVKFRIGGVLMEGIRFCDPCAHLNVVTGMALLKPLANRGGLRAAILSDGFLRVGDEIHVTATAA
- a CDS encoding RNA polymerase sigma factor, which codes for MSIPSTSIVESSFAALMDHAEPALSHELPATGELAFTLDDVPGLTTALKHGEEPAFTWLHHEWSARINRYCFALAAGDASFASEIAQASWLRIVRHMRVLADEQALWCWIACAARHAAADLRRKGGRYKRALERFKQWWSPLPETSAADDTASLMQAMEAALAQLTAEENLLLEGRYFTGESLETIGARLSISSRAVEGRLARLRQRLREEIAHQLRLQGT
- a CDS encoding PQQ-binding-like beta-propeller repeat protein, with product MTTSDITVFRHAALCALAAKALSLFAFSGMLPGANASDWPHLHGPLHNNATPEVGWKKEWPADGPPVLWKASVGRGLASFTVVGERAYTVGNDGADEDSIVCLDLNSGKELWRHRYPCKTAAHEMPVVPFGPAATPTVEDGCLYMLSREGDVWCLDAATGKVIWQKHLIADFKGKRPVYGYASSVLVHEGKAYLDAGGGGQSTVCVDAKTGNLLWGKGSGEAGYASPALVKMSGTTALALFKGDSFRLLKLDNGEEIARHETVTRDFCNCANPHVKDDMVFISHTGADGSTLLKFADGKLTSQWNDRNLGLLFNSGVPWDGKLIVFNDQKRGVKELRCLDMKTGETAWVSDEIDKGTAILSDGHLLILTSVGELILAKPQPDRLEVMSRVQVLPAKTYVLPVLSQGRLLCKNNAGEVVCLDLR